The Pseudomonas sp. DG56-2 genome contains a region encoding:
- a CDS encoding sodium:alanine symporter family protein — translation MTAVINTLNTFFWGYVLIYGLLAAGIYFTVRLGFIQFRHLPEFFRSVLRAPANDPSGITPFQALCTSLASRVGTGNLAGVAVAITLGGPGAVFWMWVVASLGMATAYAESTLAQLYKVRNSNGEYRGGPAFYIAKGLNAPWAAVIFSVCLIIAFGLVFGAVQANSIADATLGAFGVPKLTTGVAVALLAGLVIFGGIKKIARIAEWIVPFMAGAYLLVAVYVIVTNLGEVPGVLMLIVKSAFGLESAVGGVAGAMLNGVKRGLFSNEAGMGSAPNIAAVATPNPHHPSSQGFVQALGVFIDTLLICTATAIMILLSGVVPGPEMTGTPLTQAAMNVHIGSAGQYFIAVAIFFFAFTSIIGNYTYAENAMVYLKLNTRLGLTVLRCAALLMVVWGAYESVATVFDAADAAMGLMATINLIAICLLSGVVVKLTRDYFAQKAVGTPEFNAKDYPELSGKIDAEIWGAANGTEQPVEALKDR, via the coding sequence ATGACAGCCGTGATCAACACGCTCAATACCTTCTTCTGGGGGTATGTCCTGATCTATGGCCTGCTGGCCGCAGGTATCTACTTCACTGTCCGCTTGGGCTTTATCCAGTTTCGCCATTTGCCGGAGTTCTTCCGCTCGGTACTGCGTGCACCGGCCAATGACCCAAGTGGTATTACGCCGTTTCAGGCGTTGTGCACCAGCCTGGCTTCCCGGGTAGGTACCGGTAACCTTGCGGGTGTGGCCGTAGCCATTACCCTGGGCGGGCCGGGTGCGGTGTTCTGGATGTGGGTGGTAGCTTCGTTGGGCATGGCCACCGCCTATGCGGAAAGCACCCTGGCGCAGTTGTATAAAGTGCGCAACAGCAACGGTGAGTATCGCGGTGGTCCGGCGTTCTATATTGCCAAGGGGTTGAATGCCCCTTGGGCTGCGGTGATCTTCTCGGTGTGCCTGATTATCGCGTTCGGCCTGGTGTTTGGTGCGGTACAAGCCAACTCCATTGCCGATGCGACCCTTGGTGCCTTTGGGGTTCCCAAACTGACCACCGGTGTAGCGGTGGCGCTGCTGGCGGGCCTGGTGATATTTGGCGGGATCAAGAAAATCGCCCGTATCGCCGAATGGATCGTGCCATTCATGGCCGGTGCGTACCTGTTGGTGGCGGTGTACGTGATCGTCACCAATCTGGGCGAAGTGCCGGGTGTATTGATGCTGATCGTCAAGAGTGCCTTTGGCCTGGAGTCGGCAGTCGGCGGTGTCGCCGGGGCCATGCTCAACGGTGTCAAACGTGGCTTGTTCTCCAACGAAGCGGGCATGGGCTCGGCGCCGAACATTGCTGCGGTGGCAACGCCCAACCCGCACCATCCTTCCTCGCAGGGCTTTGTACAGGCCTTGGGCGTGTTCATCGATACCCTGCTGATCTGTACCGCCACGGCGATCATGATTCTGCTTTCCGGCGTAGTTCCTGGCCCTGAAATGACCGGTACACCGCTCACTCAGGCGGCCATGAACGTGCACATCGGCTCTGCCGGGCAGTACTTTATTGCGGTTGCGATTTTCTTCTTTGCCTTCACCTCGATCATCGGTAACTACACCTACGCCGAAAACGCCATGGTCTATCTCAAGTTGAACACTCGCCTGGGCCTGACGGTGTTGCGCTGTGCAGCATTGCTGATGGTGGTGTGGGGTGCCTATGAAAGTGTTGCCACGGTGTTTGATGCTGCCGATGCGGCGATGGGCCTGATGGCGACCATCAACCTGATTGCCATTTGCTTGCTGTCGGGTGTGGTGGTCAAGTTGACGCGTGACTACTTTGCCCAGAAGGCTGTGGGCACGCCGGAGTTCAACGCCAAGGATTACCCAGAACTATCGGGTAAGATCGACGCAGAAATCTGGGGCGCGGCCAATGGTACCGAGCAGCCGGTCGAGGCCTTGAAAGACCGCTAA
- a CDS encoding DUF1329 domain-containing protein, producing the protein MLHTPRLLKTTLALVLSLAAGGALAAVSAQQAEQLKTTLTPLGAERAGNAAGTIPAWDGGITQAPQGYVPGKHHLDPFAADKPLFTITKANLEQYKDQLSEGQIALFNSYPDTFQMPVYTSRRSGSAPQWLYDNTFKNATSAKLLEGGNGFSDAYGGVPFPIPKDGVEALWNHITRYRGIYVVRRASEAPVQRNGSFALVTSQQEGMFKYYRPGGQFADLNNILFYYLTFVKSPARLAGGATLVHETLDQIKDPRQAWIYDAGQRRVRRAPSLAYDTPIASSDGLRTADDTDLFNGSPDRYNWKLVGKKEIYIPYNNYKVSSPDVKYADLLKQGHLNPQYTRYELHRVWVVEGTLKSTARHIYSKRVLFLDEDSWGAALVDQYDGRGQLWRVSMGYLKNFYDLPTTWSSLDVFHDLQARRYYVQNLDNEEAETVDFNQPVPEDAYFMPSALRQRGTR; encoded by the coding sequence ATGCTTCACACACCACGACTGCTCAAGACCACCCTGGCGTTGGTCCTGAGCCTGGCGGCCGGCGGGGCGCTGGCGGCAGTTTCGGCGCAGCAGGCCGAGCAACTTAAAACGACCCTGACGCCGCTTGGCGCAGAACGCGCAGGCAACGCTGCCGGCACCATTCCGGCCTGGGATGGCGGTATCACTCAGGCTCCCCAAGGTTATGTGCCAGGCAAGCATCACCTGGACCCGTTTGCCGCCGACAAGCCACTGTTCACTATTACCAAGGCCAACCTGGAACAGTACAAGGATCAGTTGAGCGAGGGTCAGATTGCGCTGTTCAACAGCTACCCCGACACCTTCCAGATGCCGGTGTACACCAGCCGCCGTTCCGGCTCGGCGCCGCAATGGCTGTACGACAACACCTTCAAGAACGCCACCTCGGCGAAGTTGTTGGAGGGCGGCAATGGTTTTAGCGATGCTTATGGCGGCGTACCGTTCCCCATCCCCAAGGATGGTGTCGAGGCGCTGTGGAACCATATCACTCGCTACCGCGGCATCTACGTGGTACGGCGCGCATCCGAAGCGCCGGTGCAGCGTAATGGCAGCTTCGCGCTGGTCACTTCGCAACAGGAAGGGATGTTCAAGTACTACCGTCCGGGTGGGCAGTTCGCCGACCTCAACAACATCCTGTTCTATTACCTGACCTTCGTGAAAAGCCCGGCCCGGCTGGCAGGTGGCGCGACCCTGGTTCACGAGACCCTGGACCAGATCAAGGACCCGCGTCAGGCCTGGATCTACGACGCCGGGCAACGACGCGTGCGACGCGCACCGAGCCTAGCGTACGACACGCCGATTGCATCCTCCGACGGCCTGCGTACAGCGGACGACACGGACTTGTTCAACGGCTCGCCTGACCGTTACAACTGGAAGTTGGTGGGTAAGAAAGAGATCTATATCCCTTACAACAACTACAAAGTCTCAAGCCCGGATGTGAAGTACGCCGACCTGCTCAAGCAGGGGCATCTCAATCCGCAATACACCCGTTATGAGCTGCACCGGGTGTGGGTGGTGGAAGGCACGCTGAAATCGACCGCGCGGCACATTTATTCCAAGCGCGTGCTGTTTCTCGACGAGGACAGCTGGGGCGCGGCGCTGGTGGATCAGTATGACGGTCGCGGGCAGCTGTGGCGGGTGTCGATGGGCTACCTGAAGAACTTCTACGACCTGCCAACCACTTGGAGTTCGCTGGACGTGTTCCACGATTTGCAAGCTCGTCGCTACTACGTGCAAAACCTCGATAACGAGGAAGCTGAGACTGTGGACTTCAATCAGCCGGTGCCTGAAGACGCCTACTTCATGCCGTCGGCATTGCGTCAGCGTGGAACGCGTTAA
- a CDS encoding YdcH family protein — MPVKHDLLADLNMTRDAFDAKKKTDARLSELHEKYNAIDGEVVKAESSSASDDQITQLRKKRLMIKDEIVAHVKQ, encoded by the coding sequence ATGCCGGTCAAGCACGATTTGCTCGCAGACCTGAACATGACCAGGGACGCGTTCGACGCCAAGAAAAAAACCGACGCAAGGCTCAGCGAGCTGCACGAAAAATACAATGCCATCGATGGTGAAGTGGTCAAGGCAGAAAGCAGTAGCGCCTCCGACGACCAGATTACGCAACTGCGGAAAAAACGCTTGATGATCAAAGACGAGATCGTCGCCCATGTGAAGCAGTAA
- a CDS encoding LysR substrate-binding domain-containing protein, with protein sequence MIGFTFRQLEYFVAAAEQGSVSAAARAKHISQPSVSLALSQLEATLGEKLFHRQVSRGLELTPAGRKLLEQTRDMLSLAASISGKGIEQDVVRGSLSLICFQDLGPYYAPRLLSGFRRRYPDVTITLLEADLAEVNRRLADGKAELALTYDVGLDSPIEKRVLAQLTPYALLPADHPLALQERVSLVDLANECLILEDISRTREYFLSLFWAHDLQPGSLQLTQTFEMQRGLVAHGYGVALSCTRPVADCSYDGQPLACRPLLESVSPQPVVLAQSSAMRPSLAAQAFLDWASQQFVD encoded by the coding sequence ATGATCGGCTTCACCTTTCGCCAGTTGGAGTATTTCGTCGCTGCGGCTGAGCAGGGCAGTGTCAGTGCTGCGGCACGGGCCAAGCATATCTCTCAGCCGTCGGTGTCGTTGGCGTTGTCGCAGTTGGAGGCCACGCTGGGTGAGAAGCTTTTCCATCGCCAGGTAAGCCGTGGCCTGGAACTGACGCCAGCGGGGCGCAAGCTGCTTGAGCAGACGCGAGACATGCTCAGCCTTGCCGCCTCGATCAGCGGCAAGGGCATAGAGCAGGATGTGGTGCGCGGATCGTTGAGTCTAATCTGCTTTCAGGACCTTGGCCCCTACTATGCGCCGCGCCTGCTCAGCGGTTTTCGTCGACGTTATCCGGACGTCACCATAACGTTGCTGGAAGCTGACCTGGCCGAGGTAAACCGTCGCCTGGCCGATGGCAAGGCCGAGCTGGCGCTGACCTACGATGTCGGGCTGGATTCACCGATAGAGAAACGCGTGCTGGCGCAATTGACGCCCTACGCCTTGCTGCCCGCCGACCATCCACTGGCGTTGCAGGAGCGGGTATCCCTGGTGGATCTGGCCAATGAATGCCTGATCCTCGAAGACATCTCGCGAACCCGTGAGTACTTTCTCTCGCTGTTCTGGGCCCACGACCTGCAACCGGGATCGTTGCAATTGACCCAGACATTCGAAATGCAGCGCGGTCTGGTCGCGCACGGTTATGGCGTGGCGTTGTCGTGCACCCGGCCGGTGGCAGATTGTAGCTACGACGGTCAGCCATTGGCTTGCCGGCCGCTGCTCGAGAGCGTCAGCCCGCAGCCCGTGGTGTTGGCCCAGTCCAGTGCCATGCGCCCTTCGTTGGCGGCACAAGCGTTCCTCGACTGGGCCAGCCAGCAGTTTGTGGATTGA
- a CDS encoding phytanoyl-CoA dioxygenase family protein has translation MNADIEQFQRDGAIVLRGVFRDWIERLREGFEQNLAAPSAFAIENVGSGEGGRFFEDYCNWQRIPAFTDFVLNSPAAAIAGELMQSQAVQVFHDHILVKEPGTSKPTPWHQDLPYYCVDGLQTASYWIPLDPVTRHNTLSVVLGSHQWPKPVRPKSWASNKDFYGAQDAETGQSLFMDMPDVENGEYEIISPELEPGDAVVFDFRTVHGAAGNIGGNRRRAFSTRFMGDDVRYVQRPGRTSPPFPGIDLQNGDRMREDWFPVVWSKR, from the coding sequence ATGAATGCCGATATCGAACAGTTTCAGCGCGACGGTGCAATCGTGTTACGTGGCGTTTTCCGCGATTGGATAGAGCGCCTGCGTGAAGGCTTCGAACAGAACCTGGCTGCGCCCAGTGCCTTTGCTATCGAGAACGTTGGCAGTGGTGAAGGCGGGCGATTCTTCGAGGATTACTGCAACTGGCAGCGCATTCCGGCGTTCACGGATTTTGTCTTGAATTCACCGGCAGCGGCGATTGCCGGTGAGCTGATGCAGTCCCAGGCAGTGCAGGTGTTTCATGACCATATTCTGGTCAAGGAACCGGGCACCTCCAAGCCGACGCCCTGGCATCAGGACCTGCCGTACTATTGCGTGGATGGCTTGCAGACCGCCAGCTACTGGATTCCCCTCGATCCAGTGACGCGTCACAACACCCTGAGCGTGGTGCTGGGCTCACATCAATGGCCCAAGCCGGTTCGACCCAAAAGTTGGGCCAGCAACAAGGACTTCTATGGCGCCCAGGACGCCGAGACGGGCCAGAGCCTGTTCATGGACATGCCAGATGTGGAAAACGGCGAGTATGAAATCATCTCGCCAGAACTGGAGCCGGGCGACGCGGTGGTGTTCGATTTTCGCACCGTGCATGGTGCTGCCGGCAACATTGGCGGCAATCGGCGTCGAGCGTTTTCGACGCGCTTCATGGGGGATGATGTGCGTTATGTACAGCGCCCAGGTCGAACTTCGCCGCCGTTTCCCGGTATCGATCTGCAAAACGGCGATCGCATGCGCGAGGACTGGTTCCCGGTAGTCTGGTCAAAACGTTGA
- a CDS encoding amino acid permease: MNENSSAMRRGLSTRHIRFMALGSAIGTGLFYGSAAAIKLAGPSVLLAYLIGGAAIYMMMRALGEMAVRNPISGSFGQYASQYLGRFPGFLTGWSYAFSMLVVCLADVTAFGVYMSFWFPETPRWIWVLGIVLFIGALNLCSVKVFGEMEFWLSLLKVTAIVSMILAGAAVLMFGIQLGGSGEQLATISNLWSHGGFFPNGISGMIASFTVVMFAFGGVEMIGITAGEAKDPQRVIPKAINSVPLRILLFYVLTLFVLMSIYPWTRIGSEGSPFVQIFSGLGIGSAATLLNIVVISAAISAINSDIFSAGRMMYGMAQNGQAPASFAQLSRFGVPWMTVVVMAVALLLGVVLNYLAPENLFLILAAVVTFSIVWVWLMILLSQMVMRRGMNAEEVAALRFPVPLWPVGPACAAVFMLFIFGVLAWFPDTRMALYVGIGWLALLSLGYWLFVARQPVPALADSVTR; the protein is encoded by the coding sequence ATGAACGAAAACAGCTCCGCTATGCGGCGCGGTCTGAGTACCCGCCACATTCGTTTCATGGCGCTCGGTTCTGCTATCGGCACCGGGCTTTTTTATGGCTCCGCGGCGGCGATCAAATTGGCTGGGCCTTCCGTACTGCTGGCGTACCTGATCGGTGGCGCGGCCATCTACATGATGATGCGCGCCCTGGGCGAGATGGCAGTACGCAACCCGATTTCCGGCTCCTTCGGTCAATACGCCAGTCAATATCTGGGACGCTTCCCAGGTTTTCTGACCGGCTGGAGCTATGCCTTTTCCATGTTGGTGGTGTGCCTGGCCGACGTCACCGCCTTCGGGGTGTACATGAGCTTCTGGTTTCCGGAGACGCCCCGCTGGATCTGGGTGCTGGGTATCGTGTTGTTCATCGGCGCCCTTAATCTGTGCAGCGTGAAGGTCTTCGGGGAAATGGAGTTCTGGCTGTCACTGCTGAAGGTTACCGCGATTGTCTCGATGATCCTTGCCGGGGCAGCAGTGCTGATGTTTGGTATCCAACTGGGCGGTTCCGGTGAACAACTGGCAACGATCAGTAACCTGTGGAGCCATGGCGGCTTTTTCCCCAATGGCATCAGCGGCATGATCGCTTCGTTCACAGTGGTCATGTTTGCTTTCGGCGGGGTCGAAATGATCGGTATTACCGCTGGCGAAGCCAAGGACCCGCAACGGGTCATTCCCAAGGCGATCAACTCGGTGCCCCTGCGTATCTTGCTGTTTTACGTGCTCACCCTGTTCGTGCTGATGTCAATTTACCCATGGACACGGATCGGCAGCGAAGGCAGCCCGTTCGTACAGATTTTCAGTGGCCTGGGTATTGGCTCAGCAGCCACCTTGCTCAATATCGTGGTGATCTCGGCGGCGATTTCGGCGATCAACAGCGACATCTTCAGCGCCGGGCGCATGATGTATGGCATGGCTCAGAACGGTCAGGCGCCGGCAAGCTTTGCGCAACTGTCGCGCTTTGGCGTGCCGTGGATGACTGTGGTGGTGATGGCCGTCGCGCTGTTGCTTGGCGTGGTGCTCAATTACCTGGCACCGGAAAACCTGTTCCTGATCCTCGCGGCGGTGGTCACCTTTTCGATCGTCTGGGTGTGGTTGATGATTCTGCTGTCGCAGATGGTGATGCGCCGCGGCATGAACGCCGAGGAAGTCGCCGCATTACGTTTCCCCGTGCCCCTGTGGCCAGTGGGTCCGGCCTGCGCGGCGGTCTTCATGCTGTTCATTTTCGGCGTCCTGGCCTGGTTCCCTGACACCCGCATGGCGCTGTATGTGGGTATCGGCTGGCTGGCGTTGCTGTCGCTGGGTTACTGGCTGTTCGTGGCACGCCAACCGGTGCCTGCACTGGCTGACTCAGTCACCCGCTGA
- a CDS encoding phospholipase gives MKLKLLLALLCAFAPAAWGWSNHTVGSYLALQDLAALREASQVEVEPLEQFLSEEYDAIAKLLDEQERFARKHFPQYPSRPDNLRLPAAPRDNLRHDFFTALRINPQIHLAMVIQPLPGQDQPQRAHLKAEQVMVEQTLSPWNQQRFMVVQDGEKVSPLAVLATAADEPDYGHDINLFSDNKGDVAALYGFGPQPFGDERFQYSSQAPFHMGFFHENPVVYAAAGFLERSWPDWRAYQYLGLARLAFATGHHYWGYRFLGWGVHHVQDLTQPYHAKPLPGVGLASMLLMEGKALVGFDGDKHASIERVATRHMEVEKYQAAWLSQLLRSAHQVHPMLQAYADTAQDAGYPPYSVDYLRQVVSAQSAAAGAAFDQVIGQWLATTPVTSSFSAGNHVTREDYDHPQLNQQLFQLLGNFGAHSRIYVRAGLTPPAVANTGQ, from the coding sequence ATGAAGCTCAAACTTCTCTTAGCGCTGCTTTGCGCGTTCGCTCCAGCGGCCTGGGGATGGTCCAATCATACGGTTGGCAGTTACCTCGCATTGCAGGACCTGGCGGCCTTGCGTGAAGCCTCTCAGGTTGAAGTCGAACCGCTGGAGCAGTTTCTCTCTGAAGAATACGACGCGATTGCCAAACTGCTCGATGAGCAGGAACGCTTCGCCCGCAAGCACTTTCCCCAGTACCCCTCTCGCCCCGACAACCTGCGATTGCCCGCAGCGCCAAGGGACAATCTGCGCCACGACTTTTTCACCGCTCTGCGCATCAATCCGCAGATCCATCTGGCCATGGTCATCCAGCCACTGCCAGGGCAGGACCAGCCCCAGCGTGCCCACCTCAAGGCCGAACAGGTGATGGTCGAGCAGACGCTGTCGCCATGGAACCAGCAGCGGTTCATGGTTGTGCAAGACGGTGAAAAAGTTTCGCCATTGGCGGTGCTTGCCACCGCTGCCGACGAGCCGGACTACGGTCACGACATCAACCTGTTCAGCGACAACAAGGGTGATGTCGCCGCCCTTTACGGCTTTGGCCCGCAGCCATTTGGCGATGAGCGCTTCCAGTACAGCTCGCAGGCTCCCTTTCACATGGGCTTCTTTCACGAGAATCCAGTGGTGTATGCCGCAGCCGGCTTTCTTGAGCGCAGTTGGCCCGATTGGCGCGCCTATCAATATCTGGGCCTGGCTCGGCTGGCTTTCGCTACCGGTCATCATTATTGGGGCTATCGCTTTCTTGGATGGGGTGTCCATCACGTCCAGGACCTGACTCAGCCTTATCACGCCAAGCCACTGCCCGGGGTGGGGCTGGCCAGTATGTTGCTGATGGAAGGCAAAGCCTTGGTTGGTTTTGATGGCGACAAGCATGCCTCTATCGAGCGCGTCGCTACACGCCACATGGAGGTGGAGAAGTATCAGGCCGCCTGGCTCTCCCAACTGCTGCGCAGCGCCCATCAAGTGCATCCGATGCTTCAGGCCTATGCCGATACCGCGCAAGACGCTGGATACCCTCCGTACTCGGTGGACTATTTGCGCCAGGTGGTCAGCGCGCAGTCCGCCGCCGCCGGGGCAGCGTTTGACCAGGTCATCGGCCAGTGGCTGGCCACGACGCCCGTTACCAGCAGCTTCAGTGCCGGCAACCACGTGACGCGCGAAGACTACGACCATCCGCAGCTCAATCAGCAACTGTTCCAGTTGCTCGGGAATTTTGGCGCACACAGTCGAATTTACGTTCGCGCCGGGCTGACGCCGCCAGCAGTAGCCAACACAGGGCAATAG
- a CDS encoding DUF1302 domain-containing protein, with protein MGMRLRQSGAVMSGVGLAGLLQLFALEGAQAVEFKVLDNQVIGSLDTTLSYGRLWRVQGRDKTNDDVNTNDGNRNFDTGLVSEVYKITSELEANYQNYGVFLRGSAFYDTQLMDKRNDYYGNNKPSQPSQNYPNDDRFTDETRDIAGSHIEMLDAYVYGSWDVAQMPVTARLGRQVFNWGEGIFYRGGINTTNPVDAARFRLPGAEVKEVLIPVEALSFNIGLTDNLTMESFYQTNWKETRIDPVGTFYSQTDLFADGGNTAYNDFTGTALDTPVPGFGNVIGMYEALGNNPMFNQLLGSTGLYANGVTPAFGNTLKVASIGKDFNARNDGQFGFAFRYIAEELNSTEFGLYMVNYHAKEPTISADLGGYQGIDMAALTNLLSGLAGSQAAALAHGLATADVMGNIQAHRRYAEDIRMYGFSFNTTIGQASVFGELAYRPNLPIGVAATNDLIGDLANGAAAAAAGQTINIGGQMVQLDSQINNAERVEAFNTSLGTIYNFGPGMSFDSVFGIFELSSEHLRGSSLHYTAYDGSSRYYAGSGNYSYVSGGDRGDQVNRNSYSYTAMVNGTWNDVYAGVNLSPYVVYKDDFKGNSYQAGNNIEGRKAYTLGIKATYQNKLEAELQYTEFYGGGQNNGIRDRDNVGFNLKYFL; from the coding sequence ATGGGGATGCGATTACGCCAGTCTGGCGCTGTGATGTCCGGGGTAGGGTTGGCAGGGCTGTTGCAACTGTTCGCGCTAGAGGGCGCACAGGCTGTCGAGTTCAAGGTGCTGGATAACCAGGTCATCGGCTCGCTCGACACAACCTTGTCATATGGCCGCTTGTGGCGGGTGCAGGGGCGGGACAAGACCAACGATGACGTCAACACCAACGACGGCAATCGCAACTTCGATACCGGGCTGGTTTCCGAGGTCTACAAGATTACTTCGGAGCTTGAGGCCAACTATCAGAACTATGGTGTGTTCCTGCGCGGCAGCGCGTTCTATGACACCCAACTGATGGACAAACGCAACGACTACTACGGCAACAACAAACCGTCGCAACCAAGCCAGAACTACCCCAACGACGACCGCTTCACCGACGAAACTCGCGACATCGCCGGTAGCCACATTGAAATGCTCGACGCCTATGTCTATGGCAGTTGGGACGTGGCACAGATGCCAGTGACCGCCCGCCTGGGGCGCCAGGTGTTCAACTGGGGCGAGGGCATTTTCTACCGCGGCGGAATCAACACCACCAACCCGGTGGACGCGGCCAGGTTCCGCCTGCCGGGGGCTGAGGTCAAGGAAGTGCTGATTCCGGTGGAGGCGCTGAGTTTCAACATCGGCCTTACCGACAACCTGACCATGGAAAGTTTCTACCAGACCAACTGGAAAGAAACCCGCATCGACCCGGTCGGCACTTTCTACTCGCAGACCGACCTGTTCGCCGATGGCGGCAACACAGCCTACAACGACTTCACTGGCACAGCGCTGGATACACCTGTGCCAGGCTTTGGCAACGTGATCGGCATGTACGAGGCGCTGGGCAACAACCCGATGTTCAACCAGTTGCTGGGCAGCACCGGCCTGTACGCCAACGGCGTGACCCCGGCGTTTGGCAACACCTTGAAAGTGGCCAGCATCGGCAAGGACTTCAACGCCCGCAACGACGGTCAGTTCGGTTTCGCCTTCCGCTACATTGCCGAGGAACTCAACAGCACTGAGTTTGGCCTGTACATGGTCAACTACCACGCCAAGGAACCCACCATTTCCGCTGACCTTGGTGGCTACCAGGGTATCGACATGGCCGCGTTGACCAACCTGCTGTCCGGACTGGCTGGCAGCCAGGCTGCGGCGCTGGCCCATGGCCTGGCCACCGCGGATGTGATGGGTAACATCCAGGCGCATCGTCGCTACGCCGAAGACATCCGCATGTATGGCTTCAGCTTCAACACCACCATTGGCCAGGCATCGGTGTTTGGTGAGTTGGCTTATCGGCCCAACCTGCCCATCGGTGTCGCGGCCACCAACGACTTGATCGGCGACCTGGCCAATGGCGCCGCGGCTGCTGCAGCGGGCCAGACCATCAACATTGGCGGGCAGATGGTCCAGCTCGACAGTCAGATCAACAACGCTGAGCGGGTCGAAGCCTTCAATACCTCGCTGGGCACTATCTACAACTTCGGCCCGGGTATGTCGTTCGACTCGGTTTTCGGCATCTTCGAGTTGTCCTCCGAGCACTTGCGCGGCAGTAGCCTGCACTACACCGCCTATGACGGCAGCAGCCGGTACTACGCCGGCTCCGGCAACTATTCGTATGTGTCCGGCGGTGATCGTGGCGATCAGGTCAACCGTAACTCCTACAGCTACACGGCGATGGTCAATGGCACCTGGAACGACGTGTACGCCGGGGTCAACCTCTCGCCTTACGTCGTCTACAAAGATGACTTCAAAGGCAACAGCTATCAGGCCGGCAACAACATTGAAGGTCGCAAGGCCTACACCCTGGGCATCAAGGCCACCTACCAGAACAAGCTGGAAGCCGAGTTGCAATACACCGAGTTCTACGGTGGTGGCCAGAACAACGGCATTCGTGACCGTGACAACGTTGGCTTCAACCTCAAGTACTTCCTGTGA